The following coding sequences are from one Kosakonia sp. H02 window:
- the nrdF gene encoding class 1b ribonucleoside-diphosphate reductase subunit beta, protein MSPLSRVSAVNWNKIQDDKDLEVWNRLTSNFWLPEKVPLSNDIPAWQTLSPAEQQLTIRVFTGLTLLDTIQNTVGAPALMADSLTPHEEAVLSNVSFMEAVHARSYSSIFSTLCQSKDVDAAYAWSEENSALQRKAQIILTHYRADEPLKKKIASVFLESFLFYSGFWLPMYWSSRGKLTNTADLIRLIIRDEAVHGYYIGYKYQKGLEKVSAEKREALKGFALDLLMDLYDNELTYTEDLYANSGWVEDVKAFLCYNANKAMMNLGYDALFPPEMADVNPAILSALSPNADENHDFFSGSGSSYVMGKAVETEDEDWNF, encoded by the coding sequence ATGAGCCCACTATCACGCGTCAGCGCGGTGAACTGGAACAAAATTCAGGACGATAAAGACCTGGAAGTGTGGAACCGGCTGACCAGTAACTTCTGGCTGCCGGAAAAAGTGCCGCTGTCGAACGATATTCCCGCCTGGCAGACCTTAAGCCCGGCGGAGCAGCAACTGACCATTCGCGTGTTTACCGGCCTGACGCTGCTCGACACTATTCAGAACACCGTTGGCGCGCCTGCGCTGATGGCGGATTCGCTGACGCCGCACGAAGAAGCGGTGTTATCGAATGTCAGTTTTATGGAAGCGGTACACGCCCGTTCGTACAGCTCGATTTTTTCGACGCTGTGCCAGAGCAAAGATGTTGATGCGGCTTACGCCTGGAGTGAGGAGAACAGCGCGTTGCAGCGTAAAGCGCAGATAATCCTGACCCATTACCGCGCCGATGAGCCGCTGAAAAAGAAAATCGCCAGCGTCTTTCTCGAGTCGTTCCTGTTCTATTCCGGCTTCTGGTTGCCGATGTACTGGTCGAGCCGCGGCAAACTGACCAACACCGCCGATTTGATTCGCCTGATTATTCGCGATGAAGCGGTGCACGGTTATTACATCGGCTATAAGTACCAGAAAGGATTAGAGAAAGTGAGTGCAGAAAAACGCGAAGCGCTAAAAGGCTTTGCGCTGGATCTGCTGATGGATCTCTACGATAACGAACTCACCTACACGGAAGATTTATACGCGAACAGCGGTTGGGTGGAGGATGTGAAAGCATTTCTCTGCTACAACGCCAACAAAGCGATGATGAACCTCGGTTATGACGCGCTGTTCCCGCCGGAAATGGCGGATGTTAACCCGGCTATTCTTTCCGCGCTGTCGCCAAACGCCGATGAAAACCACGACTTTTTCTCCGGTTCAGGCTCGTCGTATGTGATGGGCAAAGCGGTTGAAACCGAAGACGAAGACTGGAATTTCTGA
- the proV gene encoding glycine betaine/L-proline ABC transporter ATP-binding protein ProV, with translation MAIKLEVKNLYKVFGEHPQRAFKYIEKGLSKEEILEKTGLSLGVKDASLAIEEGEIFVIMGLSGSGKSTMVRLLNRLIEPTRGQVLIDGVDIAKISDAELREVRRKKIAMVFQSFALMPHMTVLDNTAFGMELAGVPAQARQEKALDALRQVGLENYAHGYPDELSGGMRQRVGLARALAINPDILLMDEAFSALDPLIRTEMQDELVKLQAKHQRTVVFISHDLDEAMRIGDRIAIMQNGEVVQVGTPDEILNNPANDYVRTFFRGVDISQVFSAKDIARRTPVGLIRKTPGFGPRSALKVLQDEDREYGYVIERGNKFVGIVSIDSLKAALGQNLGIDAALIDSPLAVDAETPLSELLSHVGQAPCAVPVVGEEQQYVGIISKRMLLQALDREGANNG, from the coding sequence ATGGCAATTAAATTAGAAGTTAAAAATCTATATAAAGTATTTGGCGAGCATCCGCAGCGAGCTTTCAAATATATTGAAAAAGGACTTTCGAAAGAAGAAATACTGGAAAAAACGGGTCTGTCGCTTGGCGTTAAAGACGCCAGTCTGGCCATTGAAGAAGGCGAGATATTTGTCATCATGGGGTTATCCGGTTCGGGTAAATCCACTATGGTACGCCTTCTCAATCGCCTGATTGAACCCACCCGCGGACAGGTGCTGATCGACGGCGTAGATATCGCCAAAATATCAGATGCCGAGTTGCGCGAGGTGCGCAGGAAAAAGATTGCGATGGTCTTCCAGTCATTTGCGCTGATGCCCCATATGACGGTGCTGGATAATACCGCATTCGGTATGGAATTAGCGGGCGTTCCGGCGCAGGCGCGCCAGGAAAAAGCGCTGGATGCGCTGCGCCAGGTGGGTCTGGAAAATTATGCTCACGGCTACCCGGATGAACTCTCCGGCGGCATGCGCCAGCGCGTGGGTCTGGCCCGCGCATTAGCCATCAATCCCGATATTTTATTAATGGATGAAGCCTTCTCGGCGCTCGATCCATTAATTCGTACGGAAATGCAGGATGAGCTGGTGAAGCTTCAGGCGAAACATCAGCGCACCGTAGTGTTTATTTCCCACGATCTGGATGAAGCGATGCGCATTGGCGACCGGATTGCCATTATGCAAAACGGCGAAGTGGTTCAGGTCGGCACGCCGGATGAGATTTTGAATAATCCGGCCAATGATTATGTGCGCACCTTCTTCCGCGGGGTGGATATCAGCCAGGTGTTCAGCGCGAAAGATATTGCGCGCCGCACACCGGTGGGATTGATTCGCAAGACGCCGGGTTTCGGCCCGCGTTCAGCGCTGAAAGTATTGCAGGATGAAGACCGTGAATATGGTTATGTGATTGAGCGCGGCAATAAATTTGTCGGCATTGTCTCCATCGACTCCCTGAAAGCGGCGTTAGGCCAAAACCTGGGTATCGATGCGGCGTTAATTGACTCTCCGCTCGCAGTCGATGCGGAAACGCCGCTTAGCGAGTTGCTCTCCCATGTTGGACAAGCGCCCTGTGCGGTGCCGGTAGTGGGTGAAGAACAACAGTACGTGGGCATCATTTCGAAACGAATGCTGCTGCAAGCTTTAGATCGCGAGGGGGCAAACAATGGCTGA
- the proW gene encoding glycine betaine/L-proline ABC transporter permease ProW yields the protein MADQNNPWDSAPATDNAAQSADAWGGGGSAAPADSGGADWLHSAPTPAPEHFNIMDPFHKTLIPLDSWVTQAIDWVVMHFRPVFQGIRIPVDYILSGFQQLLLGMPSPVAIIVFSLIAWQMSSAGMGVATLVSLIAIGAIGAWSQAMVTLALVLTALLFCVVIGLPMGIWLARSQRAAKIIRPLLDAMQTTPAFVYLVPIVMLFGIGNVPGVVVTIIFALPPVVRLTILGINQVPADLIEASRSFGASPRQMLFKVQLPLAMPTIMAGINQTLMLALSMVVIASMIAVGGLGQMVLRGIGRLDMGLATVGGVGIVILAIILDRLTQAVGRDSRSRGNRRWYQTGPLGLLTRPFAK from the coding sequence ATGGCTGATCAAAATAATCCGTGGGATAGCGCACCGGCAACGGACAACGCGGCACAATCTGCCGATGCATGGGGCGGCGGCGGTTCTGCCGCACCGGCCGATAGCGGCGGCGCAGACTGGCTGCACAGCGCGCCAACACCGGCTCCCGAACATTTCAATATTATGGATCCGTTCCATAAGACGCTGATCCCGCTCGATAGCTGGGTGACGCAGGCGATCGACTGGGTGGTGATGCATTTCCGCCCGGTGTTCCAGGGGATCCGCATCCCGGTGGATTACATTCTTAGCGGCTTCCAGCAGTTGTTGTTGGGAATGCCGTCACCGGTGGCGATTATCGTCTTCTCACTGATTGCCTGGCAGATGAGCAGCGCCGGGATGGGCGTGGCGACGCTGGTATCGTTGATTGCGATTGGCGCGATTGGCGCCTGGTCGCAGGCAATGGTGACGCTGGCCCTGGTGCTGACGGCGCTACTGTTCTGCGTGGTGATCGGTTTGCCGATGGGCATCTGGCTGGCGCGAAGCCAGCGGGCGGCGAAAATTATTCGCCCGTTGCTGGATGCGATGCAGACCACGCCAGCGTTTGTTTACCTGGTGCCGATTGTGATGCTGTTTGGTATCGGCAATGTGCCAGGCGTGGTGGTGACGATTATCTTCGCCCTGCCGCCGGTGGTGCGCCTGACTATTCTTGGGATTAACCAGGTCCCGGCTGATTTGATTGAAGCGTCTCGCTCATTTGGTGCCAGCCCGCGCCAGATGTTGTTCAAAGTACAGTTACCGCTGGCCATGCCAACCATTATGGCGGGAATTAACCAGACGTTGATGCTTGCCCTCTCCATGGTAGTGATCGCCTCGATGATCGCCGTTGGTGGGCTTGGCCAGATGGTACTGCGCGGTATTGGCCGCCTTGATATGGGGCTTGCCACCGTTGGCGGCGTGGGGATCGTTATCCTCGCCATCATTCTCGACCGCCTGACCCAGGCTGTCGGTCGCGATTCCCGCAGCCGCGGTAATCGTCGCTGGTATCAAACCGGCCCGCTGGGTCTGCTGACCCGTCCATTCGCAAAATAA